The Streptomyces sp. NBC_01276 genome contains the following window.
TACTGGCCTCCATGGGGCTGGAGCCCCTGGGGAACTGGTGGCTCCCGGGCATACGGGAGGCCGCCACCGCGCGACGGCTCCTCGCCGTGGCGGCGGCGGCCGGCGAACCCGCCGCCGGCCCGGCCGAAACGGCCGGACTCCTCCTCGGCGGCGGCCGCGAGTTCCTGCTCGCGTTCGACGGGCTCCGGGCCCCACGGGGCTGTACGGGCAAGGCGTGGCGCCGGGTCCGGATCGGCGCCGCCGATCCCGTCGCGGCCCTCGCCGGCATCCTCACCGGTGCGGATCCCGATCCGCGGGGCCTGCTCCTCGCCACGACGGACGGTGACACCGTCGCACGGGTGACCGCCGGTCCCGGCGCCCCACGGCCGCTGGTCCTGACCGGGGTGGGCGCGCGGATCGACGCGGCGGCCGAGGCCGGGGCCCGGCAGGGCGCCGAGGACGCCGCCGCGGCCTGGGACGCGTTCCTGGCGGGCCCCGACCCGTCCCCGGCACTCCTGGAAGCCTGGGCCGAGGGCCTCTCCTCCAACCCGAGCACCCCCGGACCCGTCCGCCGGGAGCTGGTGCTCCCCTTCCCCGAGCTGTGGGGGCGGCTGCCACCCGACGAATTCGTGGAGACGGCCCTGGCGCAGGCCGATCCGAAGGCCGTGCTCAGGGGCTTGGAGAGGGGGCTGCGGCTGACCCCCGCCCATTGGGACCGGCTCGTCCACGCGGCCGCGACCGAACGCGAACGGTGGCTGCTCACGATGCTCGCCGTCGAATGGCGGGCCGCCCTGGAGGAAAGCACCTGCGCCCTGCTGGCGGCCGATCCCTCCACCCGCGTCCGGGCCGCAGTCGCAGGCCTGACCGGACTCCCCGAGCGCCGGGCCGCCCTGCTGGCCGAGGACCCCGACGCCGGGATCCGGGCGACAATCTGCCGGACCTCCTGGTCCGTACTGTCGGACGAGCGCCGCCGGGCCCTGCTCGCCGACGGGTCGGCCGCGGTACGGAAGGCGGCGCTGCTGCGCCGCGCCGAGGACCGGCCGCTCTCCCGCGAGGCCTTCCGGCGCGAGGAGCCGGGCGAGCGGGCCGTCGAGACCTGCCGCCTCGCCCCGGAGCTCGTCGAGCACCTCCTCGCCGGCGGCGACGTGCGCCTGCGCAGGGTACTCGCCGCCAATCCCCGCCTCGACCCGGAGAACGTGGCCCGGCTGGCCGAGGACCCGGACGACCGCGTCCGCCACGCGGTCGCGCTCCGCGCGGACATCACCGAGGAACAGCGGGCCGCGATCCGCGTGGACGTCGATCCGTCCGGTATGTCCACCGCCCTGCCGTGGGTCGCGGACCGCCACGAGGACCCGGAGGCCATGCGGGTGCTCGCCGCGTCCTCGCACGTCCTGGTGCGCCGGAGCGTGGCCCGCGCCCGGCGGCTCCCGCCGGACGTGGTCCAACGGCTGGCGTGGGACACCGACCGGGTGGTGCAGCTGTTCCTCGCCGAGTCCTGCGAGGACGCCCCCGCCGAGATGCTGCTGCGGGTGTGGACCTGGTGGACCGGCAGCCTGTCGTCCCCCGGGCGCCCCCGTACGCACCCCAACTTCCCCCGCGAAGGCCTGCTGCGGTTCGCGGACGATCCGCACGGACGGATGCGCCGGCTCGCCCTGGACGATCCGCAGTCGCCCCCGGAGCTCGTCTCCCGCTTCGCCGGGGACCGCGATCCGGAGGTGCGGTACCGGGCGGCCGAGGACCCGCGCCTGTCCGTCGCCGACGCGATCCGGCTGAGCGACGACCCGGTCGGCTCCGTCCGCGCGGCCGTCCTGCGGCACGGGCCGCTCCCCGCGGTCGTGCTGGCGGAGAGCCTGATGGACCGGGATACGGTGGTCCACGCCGCCCGAAACCCGGGCATCCCGCCCCACGTGGTCCGCGCCATGGCGGCCCGCTGCGCCACCTTCACCGCACCGGTGAAGGGAGCCTGAGGGCCGCCCCTCGCGGGTCCTGCGCGGCGGCCTCCTCCAGCAGGTGGTGCTGGAGGCGTGCGTGGCGGAACTGGTAGACGGCGCCGACCCGGCGCAGCACCCCGCGCCGGTAGGCGTCGTCGAGGAAGTCGACGGTGGCCCAGGGGAGGCGGCCGGTCAGGGGAAGCCAGAGCCGGGCCAGGAGCACCCACTGGCCCCAGGCGGTGAACGCCAGGGCGTACGAGAGCGAACCGGCCAGGCCGCCGACGGCGCCCAGCGCGAGCCCGTCGGCCAGGGGCCAGCTGAGGGGACCGGCGACTCCCTGGAGGAGTTCGGTGATCAGACGGCCGCCGAAGGCGATGACCAGCGTGAGCATGGGCGCGAGGAACAGGGCCTGGCGCACCACGATGCTGCGGTTGACGGCCAGCAGGTCCGTCGGCGTGGCGGCGGATCCGAGGTCCAGGGGGGTCTCCAGGGCGGCGACGAGCCCGAGCACCAGGCCGCCCGCCAGGGCGAACGTGAGCCCGTACACGAGGGAGTTGACGACGGTCGCCTCGAACACCACCGCTTCGGGCGTTCCGCGGGCGCCGGTCAGCAGGGCTCCGGTGGTGAAGCCGAGCCCGCAGCCGAGGCCCATGACGAAGCCGCCCAGGAGTCCTGCCGAGAACAGCGTGGCGAACCTGCGGGCGGCCGGGCCGTCGGCCCGGCGGACCCGTCCGCGGCCGGGCAGGCGCATCCGTACCCGGGACGGCGCGAACGCCCTGACGCGGAACACGGCCAGGAGCGCGTAGACCAGCCCGAAGGAGAGGCCGACCACGGGGCCGAACAGCAATGCGTCCAACAGGCCCGCGCCCAGCGCGTACGCGGCGCTGTGACCGGCGGCCAGGTTCTTGGCCGGGAACACCAGCCAGTCGGCGACGCCGGTGACCAGGGAGCAGGCGAGGACGACGGCCAGGACGCGGGAGGACAGCCGTACCGAGTCGCGCAGTTGCCACCAGGCCAGGTCCTGGCGTTCGAGCCGACCGGGCCCGTCCAGGTGTCCGGCGAGGTGGACCAGGTAGTGCCGGGCGCTTTGCGGGTCCCAGCCGCGGGGCCCGGCCGCGCTCGTGGGACGGCGGCGGTAGACGGCCGGCACGAAGCCGGCCAGCAGGTGCTCTTCGATGGCCTGCGGGGTCGGGAAGCGGCGGGCGTCCAGCAGCACGGCCGGGTCCTCGGCCGCGGAGTCGCTGTAGACGGTCCGGGCGAGCAGGACCATCAGCGGCGTGCCGAGCACCGCCGCCAGGTGGGCGCCGGGCACGTCGTCCGGGCCCGTGCGCAGCCGGTCCAGGACGGGGTCCCACACGGTGGTGGCCCCTCCGCCGGGGGCGGCCGGTGCGGCGGGCCGGGCGGTGCGGGGCAGGTAGTGGACGAGGTCCTCGGCGTCCAGGTCCATCAGCTCGATGCCGGCGGTCCGGCGCAGGCCCTCCACCGCGACGGCCTCGGTGAACCGTTCGGTACGGCTGGTCAGCAGGAGCGGCAGCGCGCTCGTGTTGAGTTCCCGCAGGGCGGGACCGAGGAGCCCCGGCGCGATCTCGTCGAAGCCGTCGAGCACCGGCAGGATCCACCCGGCGTCCACCAGCGCGGCGGCCAGGGGGGATCCGCCGGGTGCGCGCGCGTCGAGGCCGGGATGGTCGCGCAGGAGGCGCTCGATCAGCCAGTCGCGCAGCGTGGTGACGGCCGGATCCCACGACCCGATGCTGAAGACCACCGGTACGGGCTCGCCCTCGGAGCGCCCGGCCAGGTAGTCGCTGACGAACCGCAGGACCAGGACCGTCTTGCCGGAGCCGGCCCGGCCGAGCACCAGCAGCCGCCCGGACCGGACGCGCCGGTAGACGTCGGCGATGCCGGCCGGTCCGCCCCGCGGGGACGAGGGGCCGCCGAGGTCGTCCCCGCGGTCCAGCAGGCCTTCCGGGGCCGGCCGCCACCGCACGGGCAGCGGGAACGGGTCGTGGACGCGCCGTTGTTCCTCCTCGCGGACGCAGCGGCCGTACACGTCGAGGGCCAGCGCGTCGGCGACGGCGGCCAGGGCTCCCGACGACGGCGGCAGAGTGCCGGCCCGCAGGGACCGGGGAGGTACGGCCGCGGGCGGCTCGGGCGGCTCGGGCGGCTCGGGCGGACGCCCGGGCACGGGACCGGCCGTCGCCCCGGCGTCCCCGGCGGTGGCACCGGTACCCGCGGCCTTGCCGGTGCCGGTGCCCGCATCCGTACCGGTACCCGTGCCGCGTTGGGCGGCCAGCAGATCCGTCCAGACGCCGTCCCGGTCGCGGCGCAGCGCGTCGGCCAGCGCGTGGGCGACCTGCTTCACCGTTCCCATCCGGGCATCGGTGGGTTTGCCGGTCTCCAGCCGGTGGATGGTGCGCACGCCCAGCCGGGACCGCTCGGCCAGCTGCTCCTGGGTCATCCCCGCCTCCAGCCGCAACCCGCGGAGCAACGCGCCGAACCGGTCGTTCACTCGGACCCCCCTCACCCGGCCGCGACTCCGGCCACCGGTGACGGATGCCCTGCCGGATTCCCCCCGGAAACACGGGGCGCGGGCAACCGGCCAGATATGGCCGGTCGTTGGCATGGTCCGCCCACCAGCGAGAACACCACGATGGGAACCGGTCGCCGCATCCGACGCGGCGTCCACCCCGAACCGAGGGAGACGACCGGTCCCATGACCACCACGAAGCCGCGCGGGCTCGCCCGCCGCCTCAAGTCCGTCATCGCGTCGACCGTCCTGCTGCTCGCCGGCGCCGCCGCCGTACCGCCCGCCGCGCACGCCGACCCCGTGCACCACTACTACATCGAGATCGGCGGCACCGGCGCGGCCGCGGACGCCCCCGGGTGCACCAGCAGCTTCACGGCGGCGAACGAGCACCTGAACGGCGGGACCGCCGTTCCCGTCTGCTATGCCGCCAGCGGCGGCCCGTTCGTCGGGAGCCACAACGAGACGCCGGCCCCCTGGGGGACCCCGAGCTTCGGCGACAGCGTCAACGAGGGGTACTGGAACGCCCTGTCGGCGCTGGAGAGCACCTACCGCGCCGACCCCACGGCACGCTTCACGATCGCCGGCTACTCCCAGGGGGCGTGGGTCGGCGACCTGCTGCTGCGGACGATCGCCGACAACGGCACCGCGGTGCCCCGCTCGCAGGTCGACGGCATGCTCTACTCCGACCCGATGCAGCCCGGCACGGGCTTCTGGCACCTGGTTCCCGAGGGGGTGCTCGTACCGTTCGTCGCCTATTCCCCCGGCACCGGGCCGGAGGAGTTCCCCGGAGTCCCGGTCCAGCGCTTCTGCATCCGGACCGACGGGGTCTGCGACGCCACGTCCCTGGACTCCTTCTCGGGTTTCCTGCGGCAGCATCCCCGGTACTTCCAGGCCGGCAGCATCATCGAGGAAACCCTCGCCCGGCACGGGGGCAGCGGGACGGTCTGGTACCCGGCGGAGTGACCCGGGCCCGCTGAACCACGAGGCCCCGCCGCGGCCCGGCCCTCCGGCCGGGCCGCGGCACGTGCCGGCCGGGATCAGGCCGGGGAGCCGCCCGGCGTGCCGCCCGGTGTGCCGAGCAGGGCGGTGACCAGACGCCCGCACGTCGCGCGTGCGTCGAATCCGGCGTCCGGGGAACGCGTCATCAGCAGGTGGTGGACGGTACCGACGAGCGCGAGGGCGAGGATGTGCGGGTCGGCGCCCCTCGGCACGCGGCCGGCTTCCCGTTCGGCCTCCAGGTAGCCGGCGACCGACTCCTGCATCGCCGCGAACCCCGGCTCCCCGGCCTCCAGCGCCCGCCGCGTGTGCAGGGAAGCGGCGGGCCGGGTCATCGCGAGGCCGACGACCGCAGGATCCAGGGAGTCCAGCAGCGCCGCCGCGAAGTCGACGAGGTTGTCCGCGACGGTGCCCCGTCCCACCAGGCCTGCCAGGGCCTCCGCACCGCGGGCGCTGCGGGAGAAACGGTCCAGGACGAGCGCGGCGACGAACTCGTCCAGCCCCGTGAAGTGCGCGTGCAGGACCCCTTTCGCGCACTGTGCCTCGTCGGTGACCGCCCGGCTGGTCAGGGCAGCGGCGCCGGACAGGGCCACGACCCGTTCCGCAGCGGCGAAGAGCCGCTCGCGCAGGTCGGGGATCGCCACTCCACGGGGAGACATGGAACCTCTTTCCGTAAGCCGATTGCCAGTATGGGCATCCGCCCATACTCTTTGGGCACTTGCCCATTCTATGGCGTGGAGGCACCCGGTGGATCAGGCGAACCAAGGCGATCGGGCGGACGGGGCCGCTCGGGCGGAGCAGGCCGGCGGTGTGGCCAACAAGGACCAGGAGCAGGCCTGGAACGGCTACGAAGGTGCCTACTGGGCCCGTCACCAGGACCGTTGGGACGCCGTCAACGACGGTTTCAACCAGCCGCTCCTCGACGCCGCCGGGATCGCGCCCCGCGACCGGGTCCTGGACATCGGCTGCGGAGCCGGGCGCACGACCCGGCTCGCCGCCCGCCTGGCGGCGGAGGGCACGGCCCTCGGCCTCGACCTGTCGGCCCCGATGCTCGAACGGGCGCGGGCGAGCGCGGCACACGAGCGGACGGCCAACGTCGTCTTCTCGCGCGGTGACGCCCAGGTCCACCCGTTCGCCCCCGGTGGCTTCGACGTGGCCCTCAGCCGGTACGGCGTCATGTTCTTCGCGGATCCGCACGCGGCCTTCGCGAACATCGGGCGCGCCCTGCGTCCCGGCGGCCGCCTGTCCTTCGTCTGCGCCGCGTCGCCCGAAGAGAACGACTGGCTCCGCGCGCTGGCCACCCTCCGCGGAATCCTTCCGGTGGGGGAGTTCGGTGCTCCGGGAGCCCCGGGCATGTTCTCCCTCGCGGCCCCCGGACGGGCCTCCGGAATCCTGGCGGCTTCCGGGTTCGAGGCCGTCGAGTCCGTACGCGTGGAGGCGTACGGGGACTGGGGGCGCGACGCCGGGGACGCGGCCGCGTTCCTGCTGGACTCCGGCCCCGGCCGTCACCTCCTCGACCAGGTCGGGCCGACGGAGGCGGAACGTGCCCGCCAGACCCTCGCCGACGCGTTGCGCCCCTACGAGAGCGGCGGCGCCGTGCGGCTGCGCAGTTCCTCCTGGCTGGTCACCGCCCGGAAGCCTGCGGAGTGACGGAGTGACGGAGTGACGGAGTGACGGCGGGGCGGAGCCGCGGTGTTGCGTCAGGGGTCCGCCTCCGCCCCCTCCTGAGTGCGACCCGGTCAGAACGCGAAGACGGCGTTTCCGTTGACCGTCGCGGACATCGCGCAGGCGTTGGCGAAGGTGTGCTTCCAGGCGACGCGGGTGCCCTGCCACACGCCGTCCGCCGTGACGGTGACGGGGGCGTAGTTCATGGGACAGGCGCGGTCCGGGTTCGGCGCGGTCAGCAGGCGGTCGAGCGTGCCGTCGGCGGACTTGAGGGCGGCGCACGCGGCCTGGGGGTCGGGGTGGGTGCCCGTGGCGGTCGGCGCACAGCTGAGGGTGGACGCCCGTAAGACGGTGGCCGCCGCGTCGTCGCCCTGGGCGACCGCGAACACCAGGGCGGACGGCGCGTACAGGCTGGTGGGCCGGGCCTCGGCCATGCCGGTCACTCCGGCCAGGCAGAGGAGGGCGGCGGCGGAGACGGTAGCGATGCGACGCACGACAAGACTCTCTTTCGATTCAAAGGCTGGATGCGATTCTGCTTTTCGGAACCGCTTCCTTACGTGCTTGAGCCTGACTGATCCGAAGGGGAGGTGCACATCGATGACCGATTTACGGACACACCATCCGCATAGCGGCAACCGAATGGTCGTTCGGGCAGCTCAGTCGGGGTGCGCCGAGCGCGCGCGGGCGCGCGGGCGC
Protein-coding sequences here:
- a CDS encoding PE-PPE domain-containing protein, with protein sequence MTTTKPRGLARRLKSVIASTVLLLAGAAAVPPAAHADPVHHYYIEIGGTGAAADAPGCTSSFTAANEHLNGGTAVPVCYAASGGPFVGSHNETPAPWGTPSFGDSVNEGYWNALSALESTYRADPTARFTIAGYSQGAWVGDLLLRTIADNGTAVPRSQVDGMLYSDPMQPGTGFWHLVPEGVLVPFVAYSPGTGPEEFPGVPVQRFCIRTDGVCDATSLDSFSGFLRQHPRYFQAGSIIEETLARHGGSGTVWYPAE
- a CDS encoding subtilase-type protease inhibitor yields the protein MAEARPTSLYAPSALVFAVAQGDDAAATVLRASTLSCAPTATGTHPDPQAACAALKSADGTLDRLLTAPNPDRACPMNYAPVTVTADGVWQGTRVAWKHTFANACAMSATVNGNAVFAF
- a CDS encoding helix-turn-helix domain-containing protein; this encodes MNDRFGALLRGLRLEAGMTQEQLAERSRLGVRTIHRLETGKPTDARMGTVKQVAHALADALRRDRDGVWTDLLAAQRGTGTGTDAGTGTGKAAGTGATAGDAGATAGPVPGRPPEPPEPPEPPAAVPPRSLRAGTLPPSSGALAAVADALALDVYGRCVREEEQRRVHDPFPLPVRWRPAPEGLLDRGDDLGGPSSPRGGPAGIADVYRRVRSGRLLVLGRAGSGKTVLVLRFVSDYLAGRSEGEPVPVVFSIGSWDPAVTTLRDWLIERLLRDHPGLDARAPGGSPLAAALVDAGWILPVLDGFDEIAPGLLGPALRELNTSALPLLLTSRTERFTEAVAVEGLRRTAGIELMDLDAEDLVHYLPRTARPAAPAAPGGGATTVWDPVLDRLRTGPDDVPGAHLAAVLGTPLMVLLARTVYSDSAAEDPAVLLDARRFPTPQAIEEHLLAGFVPAVYRRRPTSAAGPRGWDPQSARHYLVHLAGHLDGPGRLERQDLAWWQLRDSVRLSSRVLAVVLACSLVTGVADWLVFPAKNLAAGHSAAYALGAGLLDALLFGPVVGLSFGLVYALLAVFRVRAFAPSRVRMRLPGRGRVRRADGPAARRFATLFSAGLLGGFVMGLGCGLGFTTGALLTGARGTPEAVVFEATVVNSLVYGLTFALAGGLVLGLVAALETPLDLGSAATPTDLLAVNRSIVVRQALFLAPMLTLVIAFGGRLITELLQGVAGPLSWPLADGLALGAVGGLAGSLSYALAFTAWGQWVLLARLWLPLTGRLPWATVDFLDDAYRRGVLRRVGAVYQFRHARLQHHLLEEAAAQDPRGAALRLPSPVR
- a CDS encoding class I SAM-dependent methyltransferase, whose translation is MANKDQEQAWNGYEGAYWARHQDRWDAVNDGFNQPLLDAAGIAPRDRVLDIGCGAGRTTRLAARLAAEGTALGLDLSAPMLERARASAAHERTANVVFSRGDAQVHPFAPGGFDVALSRYGVMFFADPHAAFANIGRALRPGGRLSFVCAASPEENDWLRALATLRGILPVGEFGAPGAPGMFSLAAPGRASGILAASGFEAVESVRVEAYGDWGRDAGDAAAFLLDSGPGRHLLDQVGPTEAERARQTLADALRPYESGGAVRLRSSSWLVTARKPAE
- a CDS encoding TetR/AcrR family transcriptional regulator, producing MSPRGVAIPDLRERLFAAAERVVALSGAAALTSRAVTDEAQCAKGVLHAHFTGLDEFVAALVLDRFSRSARGAEALAGLVGRGTVADNLVDFAAALLDSLDPAVVGLAMTRPAASLHTRRALEAGEPGFAAMQESVAGYLEAEREAGRVPRGADPHILALALVGTVHHLLMTRSPDAGFDARATCGRLVTALLGTPGGTPGGSPA
- a CDS encoding PE-PGRS family protein; amino-acid sequence: MSDDRLRDREGYEALLASMGLEPLGNWWLPGIREAATARRLLAVAAAAGEPAAGPAETAGLLLGGGREFLLAFDGLRAPRGCTGKAWRRVRIGAADPVAALAGILTGADPDPRGLLLATTDGDTVARVTAGPGAPRPLVLTGVGARIDAAAEAGARQGAEDAAAAWDAFLAGPDPSPALLEAWAEGLSSNPSTPGPVRRELVLPFPELWGRLPPDEFVETALAQADPKAVLRGLERGLRLTPAHWDRLVHAAATERERWLLTMLAVEWRAALEESTCALLAADPSTRVRAAVAGLTGLPERRAALLAEDPDAGIRATICRTSWSVLSDERRRALLADGSAAVRKAALLRRAEDRPLSREAFRREEPGERAVETCRLAPELVEHLLAGGDVRLRRVLAANPRLDPENVARLAEDPDDRVRHAVALRADITEEQRAAIRVDVDPSGMSTALPWVADRHEDPEAMRVLAASSHVLVRRSVARARRLPPDVVQRLAWDTDRVVQLFLAESCEDAPAEMLLRVWTWWTGSLSSPGRPRTHPNFPREGLLRFADDPHGRMRRLALDDPQSPPELVSRFAGDRDPEVRYRAAEDPRLSVADAIRLSDDPVGSVRAAVLRHGPLPAVVLAESLMDRDTVVHAARNPGIPPHVVRAMAARCATFTAPVKGA